In the genome of Streptococcus mitis, one region contains:
- a CDS encoding leucine--tRNA ligase: MSFYNHKEIEPKWQGYWAEHHTFKTGTDASKPKFYALDMFPYPSGAGLHVGHPEGYTATDILSRYKRAQGYNVLHPMGWDAFGLPAEQYAMDTGNDPAEFTAENIANFKRQINALGFSYDWDREVNTTDPNYYKWTQWIFTKLYEKGLAYEAEVPVNWVEELGTAIANEEVLPDGTSERGGYPVVRKPMRQWMLKITAYAERLLNDLDELDWPDPIKDMQRNWIGKSTGANVTFKVKGTDKEFTVFTTRPDTLFGATFTVLAPEHELVDAITSSEQAEAVANYKHQASLKSDLARTDLAKEKTGVWTGAYAINPVNGKEIPIWIADYVLASYGTGAVMAVPAHDQRDWEFAKQFDLPIVEVLEGGNVEEAAYTEDGLHVNSDFLDGLNKEDAIAKIVAWLEEKGCGQEKVTYRLRDWLFSRQRYWGEPIPIIHWEDGTSTPVPESELPLVLPVTKDIRPSGTGESPLANLTDWLEVTRADGVKGRRETNTMPQWAGSSWYYLRYIDPHNTEKLADEDLLKQWLPVDIYVGGAEHAVLHLLYARFWHKFLYDLGVVPTKEPFQKLFNQGMILGTSYRDHRGALVATDKVEKRDGSFFHVETGEELEQAPAKMSKSLKNVVNPDDVVEQYGADTLRVYEMFMGPLDASIAWSEEGLEGSRKFLDRVYRLITSKEILAENNGALDKVYNETVKAVTEQIESLKFNTAIAQLMVFVNAANKEDKLYVDYAKGFIQLIAPFAPHLAEELWQTVAATGESISYVAWPTWDESKLVEDEIEIVVQIKGKVRAKLMVAKDLSREELQEIALADEKVKAEIDGKEIVKVIAVPNKLVNIVVK, encoded by the coding sequence ATGAGTTTTTACAATCATAAAGAAATTGAGCCTAAGTGGCAGGGCTACTGGGCAGAACATCATACATTTAAGACAGGAACAGATGCATCAAAACCGAAGTTTTATGCGCTTGACATGTTCCCTTATCCATCTGGAGCGGGTCTGCACGTAGGACACCCAGAAGGTTATACAGCAACCGATATCCTCAGCCGTTACAAACGTGCGCAAGGATACAACGTCCTTCACCCAATGGGTTGGGATGCTTTTGGTTTGCCTGCAGAGCAATATGCTATGGATACTGGTAATGATCCAGCAGAATTTACAGCTGAGAACATTGCCAACTTCAAACGCCAAATTAATGCGCTTGGCTTCTCTTACGACTGGGATCGTGAAGTCAACACAACAGATCCAAACTACTACAAGTGGACGCAATGGATTTTTACTAAGCTTTACGAAAAAGGATTGGCCTATGAAGCTGAAGTGCCAGTAAACTGGGTGGAAGAATTGGGAACTGCCATCGCCAACGAAGAGGTTCTTCCTGACGGAACATCTGAGCGTGGAGGCTATCCAGTTGTCCGCAAGCCAATGCGCCAATGGATGCTCAAAATCACGGCTTACGCAGAGCGCTTACTCAATGACTTAGATGAACTTGATTGGCCAGACCCTATCAAGGACATGCAACGCAACTGGATTGGTAAATCAACTGGTGCTAATGTAACCTTTAAAGTTAAGGGAACGGACAAGGAATTCACAGTCTTTACCACTCGTCCTGATACTCTTTTCGGTGCGACTTTCACTGTCTTGGCTCCTGAACATGAATTAGTAGACGCTATCACAAGTTCAGAGCAAGCAGAGGCTGTAGCAAACTATAAACATCAAGCTAGCCTCAAATCTGACTTGGCTCGTACAGATCTTGCCAAAGAAAAAACTGGTGTTTGGACTGGTGCTTATGCCATCAACCCTGTCAATGGTAAGGAAATTCCAATCTGGATTGCCGACTATGTTCTTGCTAGTTACGGAACAGGTGCCGTTATGGCCGTTCCAGCTCACGACCAACGTGACTGGGAATTTGCCAAACAATTTGACCTTCCAATCGTCGAAGTACTTGAAGGTGGAAACGTTGAAGAAGCTGCCTACACAGAAGATGGTCTTCATGTTAATTCAGACTTCCTAGATGGATTGAATAAAGAAGACGCAATTGCTAAGATTGTGGCTTGGTTGGAAGAGAAAGGTTGTGGACAAGAGAAAGTTACCTACCGCCTCCGCGACTGGCTCTTTAGCCGTCAACGTTACTGGGGTGAGCCAATTCCTATCATTCATTGGGAAGATGGAACTTCAACACCTGTTCCTGAAAGTGAATTGCCACTTGTCTTGCCTGTAACCAAGGATATCCGTCCTTCAGGTACTGGAGAAAGTCCACTAGCTAACTTGACAGATTGGCTTGAAGTGACTCGTGCAGATGGTGTCAAAGGTCGTCGTGAAACCAACACCATGCCACAATGGGCAGGTTCAAGCTGGTACTACCTCCGCTATATTGACCCACACAATACTGAGAAATTGGCTGACGAGGACCTCCTCAAACAATGGTTGCCAGTAGATATCTACGTTGGTGGAGCAGAGCATGCCGTTCTTCACTTGCTCTACGCTCGTTTCTGGCATAAATTCCTCTATGACCTCGGTGTTGTTCCGACTAAGGAACCATTCCAAAAACTCTTTAACCAAGGAATGATTTTGGGAACAAGCTACCGTGACCACCGTGGCGCTCTTGTAGCAACCGACAAGGTTGAAAAACGTGACGGTTCTTTCTTCCATGTGGAAACAGGGGAAGAGTTGGAGCAAGCACCAGCCAAGATGTCTAAATCGCTTAAGAACGTTGTCAACCCAGACGACGTAGTGGAACAATACGGTGCCGATACCCTTCGTGTCTATGAAATGTTCATGGGACCACTTGATGCTTCGATTGCTTGGTCAGAAGAAGGTCTGGAAGGAAGCCGTAAATTCTTGGACCGTGTTTACCGTTTGATTACAAGTAAAGAAATCCTTGCGGAAAACAATGGCGCTCTTGACAAGGTCTACAATGAAACAGTCAAAGCTGTTACTGAGCAAATCGAGTCCCTCAAATTCAACACAGCTATTGCACAACTTATGGTCTTTGTCAACGCGGCTAACAAGGAAGACAAGCTCTATGTGGACTACGCTAAAGGCTTTATCCAATTGATTGCCCCATTTGCGCCTCACTTGGCAGAAGAACTCTGGCAAACTGTTGCGGCAACAGGTGAGTCAATCTCTTACGTGGCTTGGCCAACATGGGATGAAAGCAAATTGGTTGAAGACGAAATCGAAATCGTTGTCCAAATCAAAGGAAAAGTTCGTGCCAAACTCATGGTCGCTAAAGACCTTTCACGTGAAGAATTACAAGAAATCGCTTTAGCGGATGAAAAAGTTAAAGCAGAAATTGACGGTAAGGAAATCGTGAAAGTGATTGCGGTACCGAATAAATTGGTTAATATTGTTGTAAAATAA
- a CDS encoding GNAT family acetyltransferase, with protein sequence MITIKKQEIVKLEDVLHLYQAVGWTNYTHQSEMLEQALSHSLAIYVALDGDAVVGLIRLVGDGFSSVLLQDLIVLPIYQRQGIGSALMKEALEDYKDAYQVQLVTDQTEKNVGFYRSLGFEALSTYDCIGMTWINREK encoded by the coding sequence ATGATTACTATTAAAAAGCAAGAAATTGTCAAGCTAGAGGATGTTTTGCATCTCTATCAGGCTGTCGGTTGGACAAATTATACCCATCAATCAGAGATGCTGGAGCAGGCCTTATCTCATTCATTAGCGATTTATGTGGCACTTGATGGCGATGCTGTGGTGGGCTTGATTCGTTTGGTTGGAGATGGATTCTCATCAGTATTGCTTCAGGATTTAATTGTTTTACCAATCTATCAGCGTCAAGGGATTGGTAGCGCCTTGATGAAAGAGGCTTTAGAGGATTACAAAGATGCCTATCAAGTCCAGCTGGTGACAGACCAGACAGAAAAAAACGTGGGATTTTATCGTTCTTTGGGTTTTGAAGCCTTATCTACCTATGATTGTATAGGAATGACTTGGATAAACAGAGAAAAATAA
- a CDS encoding phosphatidate cytidylyltransferase — MTKDLQKRTLFAGIALAIFLPILMIGGLLLQIAIGIIAMLAMHELLKMRGLETMTMEGLLTLFATFALTIPLENYLTFLPVDGNVVAYSVLISIMLGTTVFSKSYTIEDAVFPLAMSFYVGFGFNALLDARVAGLDKALLALCIVWATDSGAYLAGMNYGKRKLAPRVSPNKTLEGAFGGVLGAILVTIIFMIVDSTVALPYGIYKMSVFAIFFSIAGQFGDLLESSIKRHFGIKDSGKFIPGHGGVLDRFDSMLLVFPIMHLFGLF; from the coding sequence ATGACAAAGGATTTACAAAAAAGAACCTTGTTCGCAGGGATTGCCCTGGCTATTTTCCTACCGATTTTGATGATTGGGGGACTCTTGCTTCAGATAGCAATTGGAATTATAGCCATGCTAGCCATGCATGAACTTTTGAAGATGAGAGGTTTAGAGACCATGACTATGGAGGGGCTCTTGACCCTCTTTGCAACCTTTGCCCTGACCATTCCCTTGGAGAATTACCTGACTTTTTTGCCAGTTGATGGGAATGTGGTTGCCTATAGTGTGTTGATTTCAATTATGTTAGGAACGACTGTTTTTAGCAAGTCTTATACGATTGAGGATGCTGTTTTCCCTCTTGCTATGAGTTTCTATGTGGGCTTTGGATTTAATGCCTTACTAGATGCTCGTGTTGCAGGTTTGGACAAGGCTCTCTTAGCTTTGTGTATCGTCTGGGCGACCGACAGTGGTGCCTATCTTGCTGGGATGAACTATGGGAAACGAAAATTAGCACCAAGGGTATCGCCTAATAAAACACTTGAGGGTGCCTTTGGCGGTGTTTTAGGAGCAATTTTAGTAACCATTATCTTTATGATAGTTGACAGTACAGTTGCTCTTCCGTATGGAATTTACAAGATGTCAGTCTTTGCTATTTTCTTTAGCATAGCTGGACAATTTGGTGATTTACTAGAAAGTTCGATTAAGCGTCACTTTGGTATTAAGGATTCTGGGAAATTTATCCCTGGACATGGTGGTGTTTTGGATCGTTTCGATAGTATGTTGCTTGTATTTCCAATCATGCACTTATTTGGACTCTTTTAA
- a CDS encoding isoprenyl transferase (catalyzes the formation of undecaprenyl pyrophosphate from isopentenyl pyrophosphate), with protein sequence MFGFFKKDKAVEVEVPTQVPAHIGIIMDGNGRWAKKRMQPRVFGHKAGMEALQTVTKAANKLGVKVITVYAFSTENWTRPDQEVKFIMNLPVEFYDNYVPELHANNVKIQMIGETDRLPKQTFEALTKAEELTKNNTGLILNFALNYGGRAEITQALKLISQDVLDAKINPGDITEDLIGNYLFTQHLPKNVRDPDLIIRTSGELRLSNFLPWQGAYSELYFTDTLWPDFDEVALQEAILAYNRRHRRFGGV encoded by the coding sequence ATGTTTGGATTTTTTAAGAAAGATAAGGCTGTGGAAGTAGAGGTTCCGACACAGGTTCCTGCTCATATCGGCATCATCATGGATGGAAATGGCCGTTGGGCTAAAAAACGTATGCAACCGCGAGTCTTTGGACACAAGGCGGGCATGGAAGCATTGCAAACTGTGACCAAGGCAGCCAACAAACTGGGAGTTAAGGTTATTACAGTTTATGCTTTCTCTACGGAAAATTGGACCCGCCCCGATCAGGAAGTCAAGTTTATCATGAACTTGCCGGTAGAGTTTTATGACAATTATGTCCCAGAATTGCACGCAAATAATGTTAAGATTCAGATGATTGGGGAGACGGACCGCCTGCCTAAGCAAACCTTTGAAGCTTTAACCAAGGCTGAGGAATTGACTAAGAACAACACAGGATTGATTCTTAATTTTGCCCTCAACTATGGTGGACGTGCTGAGATTACACAGGCGCTTAAGTTGATTTCCCAGGATGTTTTAGATGCCAAAATCAACCCAGGTGACATCACAGAGGACTTGATTGGCAACTATCTCTTTACCCAGCATTTGCCTAAGAATGTACGAGATCCGGACTTGATTATCCGTACTAGTGGAGAATTACGTTTGAGTAATTTCCTTCCATGGCAGGGGGCCTATAGTGAACTCTATTTTACAGATACCTTGTGGCCTGACTTTGACGAAGTAGCCTTGCAGGAAGCCATTCTTGCCTACAATCGTCGTCATCGCCGATTTGGAGGAGTTTAG
- a CDS encoding metalloprotease RseP: MLGILTFILVFGIIVVVHEFGHFYFAKKSGILVREFAIGMGPKIFAHIGKDGTAYTIRILPLGGYVRMAGWGDDTTEIKTGTPVSLTLTDDGKVKRINLSGKKLDQTALPMQVTQFDFEDKLFIKGLVLEEEKTFAVNHDATVVEADGTEVRIAPLDVQYQNATIWGKLITNFAGPMNNFILGVVVFWILIFMQGGVRDVDTNQFHIMPQGALAKVGVPETAQITKIGSHEISNWESLIQAVEAETKDKTAPTLDVTISEKGRDKQVTVTPEENQGRYLLGVQPGIKSDFLSMFVGGFTTAADSALRILSALKNLILQPDLNKLGGPVAIFKESSDAAKNGIENVLYFLAMISINIGIFNLIPIPALDGGKIVLNILEAIRRKPLKQEIETYVTLAGVVIMVVLMIAVTWNDIMRLFFR; encoded by the coding sequence ATGCTCGGAATTTTAACCTTTATTCTGGTTTTCGGGATTATTGTGGTGGTGCACGAGTTCGGGCACTTCTACTTTGCCAAGAAATCAGGAATTCTAGTGCGTGAATTTGCCATTGGTATGGGACCCAAAATCTTTGCTCATATTGGCAAGGACGGGACGGCCTATACCATTCGAATCTTGCCTTTGGGTGGCTATGTTCGTATGGCCGGTTGGGGTGATGATACGACTGAAATCAAGACAGGGACTCCTGTCAGTTTGACGCTTACTGATGACGGTAAGGTTAAACGCATCAATCTCTCAGGTAAAAAATTGGATCAAACGGCCCTCCCTATGCAGGTGACCCAGTTTGACTTTGAAGACAAGCTCTTTATCAAGGGCTTGGTTCTGGAAGAAGAAAAAACATTTGCAGTGAATCACGATGCAACGGTTGTGGAAGCAGATGGAACTGAGGTTCGGATTGCTCCCTTGGATGTACAATATCAAAATGCAACTATCTGGGGCAAACTGATTACCAACTTTGCAGGTCCTATGAACAACTTTATCTTAGGTGTCGTTGTTTTTTGGATTTTAATCTTTATGCAGGGTGGTGTCAGAGATGTCGATACCAACCAGTTCCATATTATGCCCCAAGGGGCCTTGGCTAAGGTGGGAGTACCAGAGACAGCTCAGATTACCAAGATTGGTTCACATGAGATTAGCAACTGGGAAAGTTTGATCCAGGCTGTGGAAGCAGAAACTAAAGATAAGACGGCCCCAACCTTGGATGTGACTATTTCTGAAAAGGGTAGAGACAAGCAAGTCACTGTTACTCCTGAAGAAAATCAAGGTCGTTACCTTCTAGGTGTTCAACCGGGAATTAAGTCGGACTTTCTATCCATGTTTGTGGGTGGTTTCACAACCGCTGCTGACTCAGCTCTCCGAATTCTATCGGCTTTGAAAAATCTGATTTTACAACCGGATTTGAACAAGCTAGGTGGACCTGTTGCCATCTTTAAGGAAAGTAGTGATGCTGCTAAAAATGGAATTGAAAACGTCTTGTACTTCTTGGCAATGATTTCCATTAATATCGGGATTTTTAATCTTATTCCGATTCCAGCTCTGGATGGTGGTAAGATTGTTCTCAATATCCTAGAAGCTATCCGCCGTAAACCATTAAAACAAGAAATTGAAACCTATGTCACCTTGGCCGGAGTGGTCATCATGGTTGTCTTGATGATTGCTGTGACCTGGAATGACATTATGCGACTCTTTTTTAGATAA
- a CDS encoding GNAT family acetyltransferase: MPVNEYGQMIGESMEGYTPGKLPSIDFLEGRYARIEALSVEKHARDLLAVYGPDTPQEMWTYLFQEPVVDMEELVTLLNQMLARKDRFYYAIIDKATGKSLGTFSLMRIDQNNRVIEVGAVTFSPKLRGTRIGTEAQYLLACYVFEELNYRRYEWKCDALNLPSRRAAERLGFIYEGTFRQAVVYKGRTRDTDWLSMIDKDWPQVKARLEKWLRPENFDKDGQQYKSLREL; the protein is encoded by the coding sequence ATGCCAGTAAATGAATATGGTCAGATGATTGGTGAGTCAATGGAAGGTTATACACCAGGTAAACTGCCTTCTATTGATTTCTTAGAAGGGCGTTATGCTCGGATAGAGGCTCTCTCGGTAGAAAAACATGCGAGGGATTTGCTAGCTGTTTATGGCCCTGATACGCCTCAGGAGATGTGGACCTACCTTTTTCAGGAGCCAGTGGTAGATATGGAGGAGCTGGTTACCCTTTTAAATCAGATGTTAGCTCGTAAGGACCGTTTTTACTATGCAATCATAGACAAGGCAACTGGTAAGTCTTTGGGAACTTTTTCTCTCATGCGTATTGACCAGAATAACCGAGTAATAGAAGTGGGAGCTGTCACTTTTTCTCCAAAACTCAGGGGGACACGGATAGGAACAGAAGCCCAGTATCTCTTGGCTTGCTATGTCTTTGAGGAGCTTAACTATCGTCGCTATGAGTGGAAATGCGATGCCTTAAATCTGCCATCCAGACGAGCAGCGGAACGTTTGGGCTTTATTTATGAAGGAACCTTCCGTCAGGCAGTGGTTTATAAGGGACGGACGAGGGATACGGATTGGTTGTCTATGATTGATAAGGACTGGCCTCAAGTCAAAGCTCGATTGGAAAAATGGTTGCGTCCTGAAAATTTTGATAAAGATGGACAGCAGTACAAGAGCTTGAGAGAGCTTTAA
- a CDS encoding ATP-dependent DNA helicase RuvB: protein MGDEELVERTLRPQYLREYIGQDKVKDQLQIFIEAAKMRDEALDHVLLFGPPGLGKTTMAFVIANELGVNLKQTSGPVIEKAGDLVAILNDLEPGDVLFIDEIHRLPMSVEEVLYSAMEDFYIDIMIGAGEGSRSVHLELPPFTLIGATTRAGMLSNPLRARFGITGHMEYYAHADLTEIVERTADIFEMEITHEAASELALRSRGTPRIANRLLKRVRDFAQIMGNGVIDDLITDKALTMLDVDHEGLDYVDQKILRTMIEMYGGGPVGLGTLSVNIAEERETVEDMYEPYLIQKGFIMRTRSGRVATAKAYEHLGYEYSEK, encoded by the coding sequence ATGGGGGACGAGGAGTTAGTAGAACGCACGCTCCGTCCTCAGTATTTACGTGAATATATCGGTCAGGACAAGGTCAAGGACCAGCTCCAAATCTTTATCGAGGCTGCCAAAATGCGGGATGAAGCGCTGGATCATGTGCTCTTATTTGGCCCTCCAGGTTTGGGAAAAACGACCATGGCCTTTGTTATTGCCAATGAATTGGGAGTAAATCTCAAGCAGACTTCGGGTCCTGTCATTGAAAAAGCCGGTGATTTGGTAGCGATTTTGAATGACTTAGAGCCTGGGGACGTCCTTTTTATTGACGAGATTCATCGTTTGCCCATGTCGGTGGAAGAGGTACTTTACAGTGCCATGGAGGACTTCTACATCGATATTATGATTGGTGCTGGTGAAGGCAGTCGCAGTGTTCATTTGGAGTTGCCACCTTTCACTTTGATTGGTGCGACGACTCGGGCTGGTATGCTCTCAAATCCTCTACGGGCACGTTTTGGGATTACAGGTCATATGGAATACTATGCCCATGCTGACTTGACAGAAATTGTTGAGCGGACAGCAGATATTTTTGAGATGGAAATAACTCATGAGGCAGCATCCGAGCTGGCCTTGCGTAGTCGTGGAACCCCTCGTATTGCCAATCGTCTCCTCAAGCGCGTGCGCGATTTTGCCCAGATTATGGGGAACGGGGTTATCGATGATCTTATTACTGATAAGGCTTTGACCATGCTAGATGTTGACCATGAAGGTTTGGACTATGTGGACCAAAAAATCCTTCGTACCATGATTGAGATGTACGGTGGTGGCCCTGTCGGGTTAGGCACTCTTTCCGTCAATATTGCTGAGGAGCGCGAGACGGTGGAAGACATGTACGAGCCTTACTTGATTCAAAAAGGTTTTATCATGCGAACACGGTCTGGACGGGTTGCAACGGCTAAGGCCTACGAACATTTAGGTTATGAATACAGTGAAAAATGA
- a CDS encoding iron ABC transporter substrate-binding protein has product MKKLLFFLSCGWIFLTLSGCSSTTDSETNTKTDSDNALVIYSPNPEDLIEETIPAFEEKYGIKVDLVQASTGELFKKAEAEKESPVADVIFGGSYALFSSNEKLFEPYISQENDQIIPEYQNKTGFYTPYTLDVSVIIANSALTKDIKIEGYNDLLNPKLKGKIATADPSNASSAFAQLTNMLVDQGGYENEQAWTYVKNLFTLVDGKIASSSSNVYKAVADGEMAVGLTYEDPALKLLNDGVDVKVIYPKEGTVFLPGNAAIVKNAKHMENAKKFIDFILSQEIQDKLGTETTIRPIRKNAKTNKNMKAMTEIKIATEDSDYVIKNKSTILKKYNDIFTDIQSKQ; this is encoded by the coding sequence ATGAAAAAACTACTATTCTTTCTCTCTTGTGGATGGATATTTCTTACTTTATCTGGATGTTCTTCAACAACAGATTCGGAAACTAACACTAAGACAGATTCGGATAATGCTTTGGTTATCTACTCGCCTAACCCTGAAGACCTTATCGAAGAGACAATCCCTGCCTTCGAAGAAAAATATGGTATTAAGGTTGATTTAGTACAAGCCAGTACGGGTGAATTGTTCAAAAAAGCTGAGGCCGAAAAAGAATCCCCAGTAGCCGATGTCATTTTCGGAGGCTCCTACGCTCTCTTCTCTTCTAACGAAAAACTTTTTGAACCTTATATTTCTCAAGAGAACGACCAGATAATCCCTGAATATCAAAATAAAACAGGATTCTACACGCCTTATACACTTGATGTCAGTGTCATCATTGCCAATTCAGCTCTTACAAAAGATATTAAAATTGAAGGTTACAATGATTTACTCAATCCTAAATTAAAAGGAAAAATCGCTACTGCTGATCCAAGTAATGCTTCTAGCGCCTTTGCACAACTAACAAACATGCTTGTAGACCAAGGTGGATACGAAAATGAACAAGCTTGGACCTATGTGAAAAATCTATTTACCCTAGTAGATGGAAAAATTGCATCTAGCTCTTCAAATGTTTACAAAGCTGTCGCCGATGGGGAAATGGCTGTTGGACTCACCTATGAAGACCCTGCCTTAAAACTCTTAAATGATGGAGTTGATGTAAAAGTCATTTATCCAAAAGAAGGTACCGTCTTTTTACCTGGTAACGCGGCCATCGTCAAAAATGCCAAACACATGGAAAACGCTAAGAAATTTATCGATTTCATCCTTTCTCAAGAAATCCAAGATAAGCTAGGAACTGAAACTACAATCAGACCTATTCGTAAAAATGCTAAAACCAATAAAAATATGAAGGCTATGACAGAAATCAAAATTGCCACCGAAGATTCAGATTATGTCATTAAAAATAAATCCACTATTCTTAAAAAGTACAATGACATTTTTACAGATATCCAATCTAAACAGTAA
- a CDS encoding peptide ABC transporter substrate-binding protein, with protein MSEIKIINAKKIYHDIPVIDNLNITVPKGSLFTILGPSGCGKTTLLRMIAGFNNIEGGEFYFDDTKINNMEPSKRNIGMVFQNYAIFPHLTVRDNVAFGLKQKKVPKEELIQQTNKYLELMQIAQYADRKPDKLSGGQQQRVALARALAVNPSVLLMDEPLSNLDAKLRLDMRQAIREIQHKVGITTVYVTHDQEEAMAISDQIAVMKDGVIQQIGRPKELYHKPANEFVATFIGRTNIIPANLEKRSDGAYIVFSDAYALRMPALDQADAQAIHVSIRPEEFIKDESGDIEGTISDSVYLGLNTEYFIETGFASKIQVSEESTFEEDLQKGDRIRLRINTQKLNVFSADGSQNLIKGVNHGT; from the coding sequence ATGAGTGAGATCAAAATTATTAACGCCAAAAAAATCTACCACGATATTCCTGTTATTGATAATTTAAATATTACAGTTCCCAAAGGAAGTCTCTTTACCATCCTTGGACCTTCAGGGTGTGGGAAAACGACTCTTCTTCGTATGATTGCAGGTTTCAACAATATCGAAGGCGGAGAATTTTACTTCGATGATACAAAAATTAATAATATGGAACCCAGCAAACGCAATATCGGGATGGTTTTCCAAAACTACGCTATTTTCCCACATTTGACTGTCCGAGATAATGTTGCTTTTGGTCTTAAGCAAAAGAAGGTTCCAAAAGAAGAATTGATTCAACAAACCAATAAGTATCTTGAACTCATGCAAATTGCTCAATATGCGGATCGAAAACCTGATAAACTCAGTGGTGGACAACAACAACGTGTCGCCTTGGCACGTGCCTTAGCGGTTAATCCAAGTGTTCTCCTCATGGACGAGCCACTTAGTAATCTGGATGCCAAACTTCGCTTGGATATGCGTCAAGCCATTCGAGAAATCCAACACAAAGTGGGAATTACAACCGTCTATGTGACCCACGACCAAGAAGAAGCCATGGCGATTTCAGACCAAATTGCTGTTATGAAAGATGGGGTGATCCAACAAATAGGCCGACCAAAAGAACTCTATCATAAACCAGCTAATGAGTTTGTAGCAACCTTTATCGGACGTACAAATATTATCCCTGCCAATCTTGAAAAACGGAGCGACGGCGCTTATATCGTCTTTTCAGATGCCTATGCTCTTAGAATGCCAGCCCTTGATCAGGCTGATGCACAAGCTATTCATGTAAGCATTCGTCCTGAAGAGTTTATCAAAGATGAATCTGGAGATATTGAAGGAACTATTAGCGATAGCGTCTATCTTGGACTGAATACTGAATACTTCATCGAGACAGGCTTTGCCTCAAAAATTCAGGTTAGCGAAGAATCAACTTTTGAAGAAGATCTACAAAAAGGCGATCGTATTCGTCTACGAATCAATACTCAAAAATTAAATGTCTTTTCTGCGGATGGTTCCCAAAACCTGATAAAAGGAGTCAACCATGGAACGTAA